From the genome of Nicotiana sylvestris chromosome 1, ASM39365v2, whole genome shotgun sequence:
ACGTGAAGTTCTTTGGATATGTGAAGCCTTCGAACTCACTTGAATAGTTTTCCTAAAATTCTTCGGATCCTCCTGATCTTCAAAAGGATATGCCCCAACCAGCATCACATAAAGTGTCACCCCGCATGACCAAACATCAGCCAGCTGAAATAATCACAAACAGAACTTCAAGGCCTAAGAATAAAATTAGTAAAAAAAGCTTCACTCTTTAGGGAAAGAATGTGGGAGGGTGTAAATAAGATGTAATTTATGCAACTGTGGGAGCATCACCTGTAAATTCAACAAGTCGTAGAACAACTATTTATAGTGGTTTCTTAACTACTCATaagaggaaaagaaataaagccCATATATTCCAGATTGCTCCATAAGGATGCAAATGCAGCTCCATGCAGATGGATGCCAGACAAAAATCATTTGCATAATGCCCCTCCACCAAATATAAAAGATCACATAAGTAATTACACAGATACCTTGCCATCATATTCTCTTCTTGATAGGACCTCAGGAGCAATATAAGCTGGAGTCCCAACAGTTGATTTTGGCCTCGAATGCAACAGGGACGACTGCGATTGCATAACAAAAACTATGAGCCTTTCCTAGGGGGATAATAAGTCTATATATATAAATCACCAGAACATCATCAACCTTTGAGTATCCAAAATCACATATCTTCAAGCGTGGAGCTGGACTTCCATCAAGAAGCGTATTCTCCAGCTTCAAATCTCTATGGCATATTTGCTGCAGAGGCAATGGAAGTTTGAAGAAGATTAAGCTCCTTTAAACTAAAAAGATGGCATTTGCAATAAAACTTATACACATAAGTCCAGGCCTAAGATGTATCTAAATTTCTGTTCATATGTTCACACATaaagaaagtttttttttcttttgtaaatTCTTGTAAGTTTCTTACCATGTTGTGACAGTAGTGAACTCCTGAAATAAGCTGCTGGAAAAAGTACCTAGCCTGAAGTGACAGCAGCAAGAAACCAAATGAGACAAGCACTGAAGATAGTGAACCAAGTCTCTTAAAATCACAGAAATGTGACCTTTTAAAATCATAGACTTCATTACCATTTCTTTATCCTTCAGAATCCTTCTATATGGTAGTCTGTGTGAGACTGATTATTGACAcagttaaaattttaaaatatacctCATCTTCACTAAACCTTCCTGCATTGCAAATGCGCTCAAACAGTTCTCCACCAGCTGCATATTCCATAACAATGGCAAGATGAGTGGGAGTCACTAACACCTGTATCTCACAAAACAAATGCAAAACAATTAGGCCAGCTATTCCTTAGATTTTCTTGCCATTTTCAAAACAAACCAATATTATCAATAGAGCATTGCAAAATACTAAAATATAAGCACACAAACTTGCCTCCTTGAATCGAATTATGTTTGGATGCCGAAGCGATCTATGATTAATGATCTCCCTTGCTACATTCTCATCAATCTATAACAAAATGTGACATCTCAATATTAAGAACCTTGGATGATAGTGCTAATTACATGTTTAACTGATAATTAGGGGGAAAAACTAATTGATTTGATGATAAAAGACAGTAATAATACAAACCTTATGTCCTCTCTCAATGTATTTCATTGCCACAAGTTCTTTGGTTTCCTTGTGCCTCATCAGTCTTGCCACACCAAAATTCCCTGACCCTATATCTTTCACAAGCTCGTATTTATCCATTTTCTTATCCTTCACAAACTTCACTATATATTAAAATAAGTACAAAATCCCTTAACTTAAAACCAGAAATCCAGCAAACCCTTTCTAACACCAAACAAAGCCAAATTCTGATGACAGATACCAAATTTGAAAATTAAGGTTTTAAATTTAACACAAAAAAGGatcaatttttaaagaaatttatAAAATTCCCAGATTTTCCCAAAATTCCAACTCCAGAAACAACCTAAATCCAACACCTTTAAGCTAAATTACACTATGGTATTTGAAAATCCGTGAATTTAAGAAGAATTAGGGTTTCTTGAGACCAAAAAAGATTGGGAAACTGAGGGAAGAAGACGAAACCGAAATTGAGGTGGagaaaaaagaaagcaaaagattaaTTAGCAGAAATTTGAAGCTAAAGCAAGGAATCcactagtgtgtgtgtgtgtgtgattttTTATGCACGAGACAGAGAGAGAGATTCTAGGGAATAACAGGGACAGAAGTGCATAGAAGTGTGAAATAATAGTAAGAAAGAGAGAAAGGGAATGAAGAATGAAGAATATATTATTAAAATTGAAAGCTCAAGTGTCAAAGTCTATTTTATGGAAGTATCTCTGTGACTCTGTCTATTTATACTAGTATACTAGTAGTAAGaatatattttactttattttccttAAATAATGGATTTATCATTTTATTGAAGTAGTAGTAGTATTGATTTATTTAAAAACTGTGGGCAAAATTTAAGGAATCAAGGATATGAATTTGTCGGCCGATTTGGGTCAAGATCAGTGAAGCGGTGGCAACAGTCTGATGTCACAGTCCATATTTTTAAGTGCGGCCCAATCCAGTCTATCATCTTCTTTCTCATTTGGACGGTCAGGATTGAAGTTGGAAAAACTATACAGTATACTTACTCCCACAAATAACAGccgataaaatatatattttttgtatattaatatatcatatatatattttatacataattaatatttttatatatatatttagctagcaaatataattatttttaacCGATGGCCAATATATAACTTGTCCTTTGAAGCTCATGAATGTTATTGATGTTTAActtttgcccccccccccccccttttttttaagTTTATGCAATATAGACTCGCCAACAGCTATGGATTGCACTAGAACTTAAAATTTGTgagtttaaaattttaattttttttgaggttctaaattaataactTATATATAGTatgaatttttaaaaataaatataaaatttagacaaaaataatttaatttcacAGACCCAATAGCTTAAAAGCTAGCTCTGCCCCTGCCAGCAGCTCCTGGCATAACTTCTATTTTTTTCCTCTTCATCCTTACACAATTTTTTGTTCTATTGTTTTTGTAGAGTATTTTTCGTTCAATCGAGAATATCAACTAAAAGTTAAAAGTAAGATTAGATTTAttttaaagaaagaaagacaatgggaaacaacaaaaaaaaaaaatttattaaacCCATAGATGAGTGGCTCTAAGATCTATTCTTCTTTTTCATGCTAATACTCAACAGCAGTAAATCACTAAAGTATTTATCGTACAGGCAAAATGGCCTAAATGGCACTTATACTTGTGTCACTTTGTTATGTCAGTCCTCAAATTTAATAATTTgccaattaaatatttatactcATTCAAACCGTGTTAGTAAACACTTATGACAGGAGATTATCAGTGCGTGTAATACAATCTCCTACACGTAGGACACCACGTCAAGAAAATTAAACCACTTAGGCTCCAGGTCATTTATTATGGACACATAGGAAAATAAAACGGAAAATAATTATTAACCTctccccctcccctcccccccccccccaaatcaaTTTCTTCATATGTTCTTCATCTTTCAAGATTAACCGAGCACCTTTCATGGCTTCTCCCACGATGAGCAATCatactctctctttttcttcctaCAATTCCTATAAAACCCATTACGAAATGCACAAAATTATATCATGATTTTTCCCAAGCATAAAACTCTTTTTGGGAGCTCGAACGCAGATAAACTCACCCCCACCTTAGAATCCGGTGACTGTTGCTTCACTCCTCATCTCTGTCGtttctcttcttcatcttcccttCCCCCCTATTTTATTTTCTCTAACTGTTTGTTAGTTTTTTACAGGTCTGGAGCCGAATAAATTAGATCTGGCCGAAAATATAACTTTTCCGGGACCTTCATTCCACCACAACATTTATCGGCGACTTCCGCTCTTTCTTTTATGTTATTAGACCCCAAATAAACTTAGGCAAACTATCAGATCTTGGTAAAAAATTTGGCCGGAATTTGATTTCGCTTGAATACTTGTTCTTCCTTCTAATTCTGATGTTTCTGTATTACTTTGACAATAGTTCACATATTTGTTCTTTGTGCAGATTTGGGGAATGAGAAAATTTTCACTTTGGTTTGTATAGAGATAATTATTGTTTCTTttgattttagtattttttttaatcaAACCCAGTGTATTCACCCGCTTTTAAAAGCGCGTGACCACACATTTCATCTGGCTCAGCAAAATAAATGCACATACGTTTGGTCAACGGCCAAAGTGGTTTAATATATAAGTTTTGATCAAGTAGAAATGTCTGGATGAAAACAAATGAAGTAGAGGGACCGGCATGACAAAGTGGCACAAGTACAGATGTCATTTAGGTCATTCTGCCTattgtaaaaaatgaaagaagCAGAATATAAGATGAAGACCTCGAACAACCACAACTTGCAACAACTGTATaagtgttataaaacaataaaaaaaaagtattgcagagaaaagtatagagagagaattcttattgatttgggatcaattacaatggaatagaacccttctatttatagggaaaaagtGACTTAGCTACCAAGTAACAAATCCTaagatctctctaaaatatagacattcaccttaaatggaattctatttataacactcccccttaaaTGTCTATTCaatagataatgtgcctcgttaaaaccttaactaaaataaaacctagtggggaaaaaattctagagaaagaaaaagagtacatatatctaacaatacgccttttggttgcctcgttaaaatccttgcaaggaaaatccagtgggacaaaaccttgtaaggaaaaaagagtacaacgcgtattaactccccctctgagagcatcaattcacatctttgagcctacgcatcccaatcttgtacactagcttTTTGAAGGTTGACATCGGTAGAgattggtgaacaaatcagccgtATTATCACTTGAATgaatatgttgcaccttgaaaTCACCATTCTTGTATATATGTAATCTCTTCATATAATGTCGTGGAATAACCTTTTCAATATCTCCGTAGAGGTATTCTCGTTgtttatagttatagcaagatacatatgtgcACAAATAGCACTTAGAATGTGGTACTTCATGACCAAAAATTGTATATACTTTAAgcgatttaaatccttcaaggattgtcatataagtcatataatagactttaattatatgcatatcaagttttcatatCATGCTAGATaaataagatatcgaaaactgattgcacatatcattgactttatactttcaagtgtttgaactgTAGGTCTAAATACTTgcctttcatatgaaaccaaCTCTACTCGAACTGCATCTATTctatttggccaatatttttgtgTCTGTATTCGACAAACTTAAGATCTtcatctatacttagcgctatcatagatgtcatcgacaaacattttatatcggtttcaacattttcataaagacatgacatggagatctcttcattcatattttcaggtaTCTGAATCTCtcttgagattttatgaagtattatgttatgtgatcttctagatcacttgcctccttattatgatcatttgctcttcttctttatcaagaattttatttgaaacagatttgtctatacgctttaagcgtaCCACAAACTTTGTCCTTCTAGAACTTATTATAATATGAGCATTTGcagtgagaatatagttactttttttaggtcagcaaatgcgtctggcatgctttgcaatatattgcagatgaattatctttttatgaacttcaagttcttattatcttattcgaggatctagatgtatAAATAATAATCCATTCCATGTAACTTTTTATCAACTGTTGTATCATGtttccccctcatgttagaaaaactaacttgcttcctcaacTTTGAAAATACATCCTTGTGCGTTATGATGTTAATTAAAATATACaacgcacatcaataataataataagatggaagTATTTAGTCATGACCCTGAACCAGTTATGAGGGGAAAAtataatatactttcgtatataatgtatgtcaactgctattGATAATTTATTCTCATAAGCAATAATTTAGCTATTAAgcggaggcactcaataaattattttcctaaatcaactgtgatgtaaaccaacttatcaaaatAAACTATCTTGAATATAAAATCTAAAAATTATGCTCTAAACTAAAGTATTGAGCAACTTACCTCGCAAACACCATCTTAGTTGGGATTATATGGTATACATGGTAGGTGAAtaggcccatattcacctttgatattttcagtattcatgggattcaatctcaattttagttggtctactaattaatgagaacaaacaTCATAAGAGAATTCGTGAAGAACTttgtagttctttaatatttaaccatgtgaattctcttttttttttgcacaTCATAATTAAATTAATATGGATAAATCAACCGTgtcaactgaataaattatcaatattgataaactttAGGTTTACAATTGTGTCAACTCTGGAACCCACCAATTTTCTTTCTTCGTTGTTGACATGATCTTACACAACCTACCCGCCGAATTCCTCGAAATCCTTTtgttagcatttcatgaacactctgaatttCTAGCAGCATTCACATATTCGACTTCTTACTGGATAGTCAGTAAAATCCTTCGCAGAAGTTTCGCCAATCACGCGACCGCTGACCTGCTcacaagagataacccacctgtgaaAATTATACGCCGACATCTTTCAACGtcgctgcacggggtacaatcactacgacttcaataacccatcctgagtccgtACTCATTCACCCACTGTACTCATCTGTTCACTTCTTATGGACATCGactaaatgtgcgacaatatcttTCAATTCAAAATTATATGACATCCTTTTTTGTATCAAGCAACTCCCTTTCTGTTGTATCCAATCTCCCGCCGTATaatagccaatatttcaaattaagcctGTGGACCCAATCACCGTCCGCTAAAATTCCCAAACCACTCTAAACTTTTTCTCAAGGTGTGAGTTATCTTGCCActgaacccatatgctactctttaactctcccactttggtcgaACTCgctcctttaagcaactacttGACTTTTGCTTCttacacctggccttctagaaattcaACCACCTCCTGAtacttcccacatgtccttcctcatcctttgttgcCTAGTTGTTGCCTTAGATCAATATCTATCTCTGTAGAACTTAACCGATAGATTGCTACGAACTTCAACCCTTTCCGAAGATCCTCcttctcgagccgtcaacattagaaatacCCATATAATCCTGAACTACCGCACCCCGCGATCTCTGACAGCTTTTTCTCCAATATTATCTCATAGTATCCTGCCCCAAAAGCGAattgtagaagatcataacaccgGGTAACTTAACACAGTCAATCGAGGACGATGATACCACGTCGCAGATAAATGTATCAtttatggttggcgagaaggtcctcttgaaagtctcgccaatgaagggcaTCATGAGGTTCGGGaataagggcaagttgagcccaaggtttattggtccctttgaggtgttgaagtgagttggggaggttgcctatGAGCTTGCCTTAGCCCCCCAGCTTATCGagagttcatccagtttttcatgtatcgatgcttcagaagtatcacgccGACCTATCACATGTGttggacttcagtactattcagttggatgagagtttgggttatgaggaggagccagatgccattattgatagacatgatcgccagttgaggtccaagaggatttctgcagtgagggtccagtggaggggccaaccggttgaggaggcgacctcgaagtccgaggaggacatgcggagcagaaaTCCCCATTTATTCAGCAGTTTAGGTAATTTTCTATGTCCGTtagaggatgaacgtttgtttaatagGTGGAGAATATAacaacccgactggtcgttttgccttttagaaccccgttcTCTTAAATAAAACTTTCCATGCTTGCTTTAACTGATCTACAACTTGcgaggatggttggttcgggagttggaagagtt
Proteins encoded in this window:
- the LOC104225891 gene encoding serine/threonine-protein kinase SRK2A; protein product: MDKYELVKDIGSGNFGVARLMRHKETKELVAMKYIERGHKIDENVAREIINHRSLRHPNIIRFKEVLVTPTHLAIVMEYAAGGELFERICNAGRFSEDEARYFFQQLISGVHYCHNMQICHRDLKLENTLLDGSPAPRLKICDFGYSKSSLLHSRPKSTVGTPAYIAPEVLSRREYDGKLADVWSCGVTLYVMLVGAYPFEDQEDPKNFRKTIQRIMAVQYKIPDYVHISQDCRHLLSRIFVANPARRITIKEIKSHPWFLKNLPRELTEAAQAAYYRRENPTFSLQSVEEIMKIVEEAKTPAPASRSVSGFGWGGEEEEEEKEGDVEEEEEDEEEEDEYEKQVKQAHESGEVRLT